TAACCTCGCGAGTCCAAGAGCACAGCACCTGAATCTTCGGATTTCCGTCAAGACGTTCCCTGCGGACCACATCAACGGCGACCAACCCAGCCGTGGTGCGCCACAGGAAATCCGGAATGTGGCGTCGCAGTCGACCATTCACCACCGCTTGCAACAGGAACGGCTGAGCAGCGATCTCGAGCACCGAGACATCGAAATCCGCCATCAACAGCGACGACAGTTCCAACCGTGACTCGTAGATAACATGGTTGTCTTCAGTGGCGGCCCAATAGCTGCCCGAGTAATGACGCTGCCCTTTGTACCAGCCAAACGTCCGCCACGGAATCGCGGCAAACAATGCCGCCTCCGACACCTCAACCGCCGCGAAACGCTCAGTTTCACCGTTCGCGAGGCGCAGATCGATGGTCGCCGTCGAGATATCCACCTCAACGGAACCGGGCACTTTCCAGTGTTGCGGCGTCAGTCCGTCCGCCGACGACCGCTCAGCGGCCGTGGCTGCGATAGATGAACCATCCCATGCCAACATTTGACTGCTCCGCCACCGAGGGCGTCCAAGAAGCGTGCGCCTCCAGCCGGGGACAAAGCAATAGCAAAAAGGAATTCCGGCCGCGCAGATCCATGTAGCGGCGACGCTCGGATAGCGTCCCGGGGAGTGGTGGACTTCGGATCTGGCGTGGTTCACGCGTTGCGATCAACGAGTCATGTTGAACGCTAGGTGATTTGGTGTTGTTTGACAAGTGCTGCCGCGGCGTGTTTTGTCTCGATGACGGCGCGTAGTTCGTCCATGGAGACATCGGAAAGATAGCGGCGGGTGACCTGCCACTCGTCGTGGGCTTCGATGACTACCGCGGTGGCCAGGCGCAGGAACGCTGCGGGGTTGGGGAAGATCTCCACGACATCAGCGCGGCGCTTGATCTCCTTGTTGAGCCGTTCGATGGGGTTGTTCGACCAGATCTTCTGCCAGTGCGCCCGCGGGAACGCGGTGAACGCCAGCACGTCGGTCTTGGCCTCGCCGAGCATGGCCGCGACTTTCGGGAAGCTAGGGGCCAGGGTGTCGGCGACGCGGTCCCACTGGGCGGCGACCTCGGCGGGGTCGGTGTGGGCGAAGATCGTCTTGACCGCCGCAGTCACCGCCGGCGCGTGTTTGGCGGCGACCGCGGTGTGCAGGTTACGCATGAAATGTACCCGGCACCGCTGCCACGATGAACCGGTGAACTGCTGCGCCACCGCGGCTTTGAGCCCGGCATGGGCGTCGGAGATCACCAGATGCACCCCAGTCAGGCCGCGGGCTTTCAGCGACGCCAGAAACTCGCCAGAACTCGAAGGACTCACTGTCACCGACCGCAGTGCCCAGCACTTCACGGGTGCCCTCGAGGGAGACCCCGGTAGCCACCACCAGGGCCTGAGAGACGACGTGCGCCCCGATACGCACCTTGCAGAACGTCGCGTCGCAGAACACGTACGGGAACTGCGTGTGGGTCAAGCTGCGGGTCCGAAACGCCTCGATCTCCTTATCCAGGCCCGCGCAGATCCGTGAGACCTCCGACTTGAGACCCCGCCGCGACGCCCATCGCCGCGACCAGGTCATCGACACTGCGGGTCGACACGCCGTGCACGTAGGCCTCCATGATCACCGCGTAACGCCTTGTCGATACGGCGGCGCCGCTCCAACAGCGACGGGAAGAACGACCCAGCCCGCAGCTTGGGGATCTGCACCTCAATATCGCCTGAGGTGGTCGACACTGTCTTCGGGCGGTGCCCGTTGCGGTGCACCGTGCGTTCGTCACTGCGCTGATAGCGGCCCGCGCCGATCGTGGCGGTGGCCTCGGCCTCGATGAGCTGCTGCAGGCCGGCGCGGATCAATTCGGCAAACACTGCGCTCGCATCAGCGGACTTGAGCGCGTCGAGCTGGGCAAGCAGGGCAGAATGATCCTGGGTCATCGCGTCGTGTGTCTTCCTGTTGAGTCACTTGGTAGGTAACTCACTGACCACTACGCGATGGCCCACCCCAACACCGGCAACGACACACCCAGCACCATCGGCCTCAGCTCCCGAAACCCCACCACACCAGGGGACTTACCCGACGCTCGGACACTCAAAAGTCATATGATTTGCCATACAGATGGCGGATCCGCCAACTGCCGCCATCTCAAATGGCAAGCCGCCATCGAGAATGGCAATCTACACCGCTGTAGGTTCTCAAACTGTGTGGCGGATGTCGGCATTTCTACCTGCGGGTACGCAGAATTCTCATCGAAATGGCGGAGGCGTTTTTCTCATTATCGTGGCGGATCCTAGAACCAGACGGTTGTGCAGGCTTGGACCAAGGCTATTTCAACCTGCACCGACACGTCGTACTCAGGCTCGGTCGGCCCACCGGGTTACGTCGGCGCATCCAGATAGAGCTTTCTGGCATCCTGCAGTTCCTGCCAGTGCTGCTCGAGGCCGCCGAGAGTGGGGCTCACATACTGGGCGGCGAGAGGCTGGGAATGGCCATCGATATACCGGCAGGCGTCTTCGAAGATTCTCGTGACGGTGGCAATTGCGTCACCCAGCGCCTTTGGCTTGATCTGCGGCAGCACGGTCATGCGCACGTTCGGCTGGTACCGCTGGGTGACACCCTGTAACAATTCCTGTTCGGTGAATACCTCGCACCAGGAGCGTATCCAGTCATAGCCCGTCCACACGAGCGCCGCGCGCGCCTCGCCGGTCTCCTTATGTGCTGCGGCGATGGCGTCATTGATTCGCTTGGTCAGGCTCTTCACCGTGTCCCAGCGCGGGCCGGTCGCGTGGGCGACCTCGCCCTTGCCCGCTTCGTCGGTGACTTGGAAGTA
The nucleotide sequence above comes from Mycolicibacterium moriokaense. Encoded proteins:
- a CDS encoding TnsA-like heteromeric transposase endonuclease subunit, with the translated sequence MLAWDGSSIAATAAERSSADGLTPQHWKVPGSVEVDISTATIDLRLANGETERFAAVEVSEAALFAAIPWRTFGWYKGQRHYSGSYWAATEDNHVIYESRLELSSLLMADFDVSVLEIAAQPFLLQAVVNGRLRRHIPDFLWRTTAGLVAVDVVRRERLDGNPKIQVLCSWTREVIGSLGWDYRVVSEQPAVLLGNVRFLAGYRRKRYISTDALDQIRCRRDDLVGRRIDDAESVIGTAVALPVMRSALLHALWTQEFWVDLDQPLRPSSVLGLPR